The genomic window CGACGCCGGTAACCGGGGCCTGGCAGCCGAACTCCTCGACCGTGCCGAGCAGCTGAAGAAGCAGTTCAACGAGCGGTTCTGGTTGCCGGACCACGGCTATTACGCTGTGGCACTCGACAGGGACAAGCGGCCCGTCGATGCCTGCGCGTCGAACATGGGCCACTGCCTGTGGTCCGGCATTGTGGATGAGGACAAGGCCCGGCAGGTTGCCGACCGCCTGATGTCCCCGGAGATGTTCAGCGGCTGGGGCGTGCGCACCCTGGCCACGGACATGGGCGCCTACAACCCGGTCAGCTACCACAACGGCTCCGTCTGGCCGCACGACAACGCGCTGATCGTCGCTGGCCTCATGCGCTACGGGTTCGTTCCGGAGGCCCAGCGAATCGCGACGGCACTGATGGAAGCCGCTGAATACACGAACCACAGGCTGCCCGAACTGTTCTGCGGGTTCAGCCGGTCGGTCTGCCCCGAACCGCTTCCCTACCCGACCGCATGTTCACCGCAGGCATGGGCGGCGACGACCCCTGTGATGCTAATGCGGAGCCTCTTGCGCCACGATGCCCATTACTCCCTCGGCGGGCTTTGGATCGATCCCGTACTGCCCGAAACGTGGGGGGACTTTCACGCCGAAAACGTGGCCATGGGTGAAGCCCGCTTCACGTTCGATGTCTCCGGATCACAGGTAACAGTGGAGGGCCTGCCCGAAGGGATAAAGGTCCACCGGGGAATGCGGCCTTCGCTGGCCGATACAGCGGAACTAGACAGGCTGCGCCGGACGAAATAAGAGATCTAAGCGACCTGACTGAACACGACCGGCGCTGCGAGGTAACTGGTTTCCTACGTTGCCTCTGCTGCTTTCCCAAGTGCGGTGCCGAGCTTGGGGGAACAGACGGGCGGCAACACAACGAGTGGCCTGCCCCTGACCCGAACATCAAATTTCCCGGACCACCACGAACAGCATTTGCTTCCAGACTGCGCCGACTGGACGAGAGCAACATTGAGCCCCCCTTGGCGTGCGTTCGATTCAAGCTTTGTGGTCGGCTCGATTCCATCGATTTACGCCGGGAGGCCCACAACGTCCCGCTATGTGTTGGCGGGATACGAGTTTATGAACCGACGCTCGGGTGACTTTTCGTTACCTTCAAACAGTGTATTTTGCGTCACATCCATTTGCTTCTTTTAGGGCCTCAGGACCAACCTTGCATCACATCTTTTTTCAGCGCTTGTCAGAGCGTGCCCAACGGAGGAGCACCACCTATGACTGACGTTCTCTGGTTTTCTGGCCTCGGCCTGTCCGACCTTGACCAGGTCGGCGGCAAGAATGCATCGCTCGGAGAAATGGTCCGGAACCTTGCCTCAGCGGGGGTCAAAGTGCCGGACGGTTTCGCAACCACAGCAGACGCTTACAGGCGTTTCCTGAGCGAGTCAGGCCTCGACACCCGAATTGAAGGCATCCTTGAGGATCTGGACAGCGGAGACGTGGCCGCTCTGACTGTAGCGGGGAAGCAGATCCGCGACCTGATCCGCAGCACCCCGTTCCCGCTCGGTTTTGAGGAGCACATCCGGACCGCCTACAGCCGCCTGACGGACCAGCACACCGGGGATGTGTCCTGGGCGGTGCGCTCCAGCGCCACGGCTGAGGACCTGCCGGATGCATCCTTCGCCGGGCAGCAGGAGACCTTTCTGAACATCAGGGGCGTGGACAACGTCCTGCTCGCCATCAAGGATGTCTTCGCCTCGTTATACAACGACCGGGCCATCGCATACCGGGTGCACCACGGGTTTGCCCATTCGGAGGTGGCACTTTCGGCGGGCGTCCAGCGCATGGTCCGCTCCGACATCGGCGCCTCCGGAGTGATGTTCACGATGGACACAGAGTCGGGCTTCAATGACGCCGTCTTCATCACCTCGTCCTACGGTCTCGGCGAGGCTGTGGTCCAGGGCGCTGTGAATCCGGACGAGTTCTACGTGCACAAACCAGCCCTGGCGGCCGGACGACCGGCAATCCTCAAGCGTGGCCTGGGCGAGAAGGCCGTCCAGATGATCTACACGGAGTCCCGCGAGGTCGGCCGGACTGTGGACTTCGTGCCCGTGCCGCAGAACCGGCGCCGCCAATTCAGCCTGACGGACGACGAGGTCCAGGAGCTCGCCCGCCACGCGCTGGCCATCGAAGCGCACTACGGCCGACCGATGGACATCGAATGGGGCAAGGACGGCGTGGACGGGGAGCTGTACATCCTCCAGGCCCGACCCGAGACGGTTGAGTCCCGGAAGGCCTCCGGCACCATCTCCCGCTACACGCTCACCGAACGCTCCGCAGTCCTGGCCGAGGGCCGGGCCATCGGCCAGCGGATCGGCGCCGGCCAGGTTCGGGTGCTGACCTCCATCGACCAGATGGCCTCGTTCCAGACCGGGGACGTTCTGGTGGCGAACATGACCGACCCGGATTGGGAACCGATCATGAAGAAAGCCGCCGCGATCGTCACGGACCGCGGCGGACGTACGTGCCACGCTGCGATCATCGCCCGGGAACTCGGAATCCCCGCCGTCGTCGGAACCGGCAACGCCTCCCGGGTCCTGTGTGACGGCACACCCGTCACCGTCTCCTGCGCCGAGGGCGAGGCAGGACTCGTGTACGACGGGCTGCTCGACTACGCGCTGCACGAGACCAGCCTGGACACAATGCCGCCGGCGCCGGTCAAGATCATGATGAATGTGGGCACCCCCGAACAGGCCTTCAGCTTCTCCCGGCTCCCTAACCACGGCGTAGGGCTGGCCCGCCTCGAGTTCATCATCAACCGCCAGATCGGCATCCACCCCAACGCCCTGCTGGCCGTTGCGGGAGAAGTCGAGCGCCCGGCGGCGCTCTCGGACTACACCGTACGGCAGATCCGCGACAAGACCGCAGCCTACGACGGACCCCGGGACTACTACGTCAGGCGTTTGGCCGAGGGCATTTCCACGATCGCCGCTGCCTTTGCACCGGAGCCGGTCATCATCCGGCTCTCGGACTTCAAGTCCAACGAGTACGCCAACCTGCTGGGCGGTCCCGCGTTCGAGCCGTCCGAGGAAAACCCGATGATCGGATACCGGGGCGCCTCCCGGTACCTTTCGGACTCATTCCGCCAGGCTTTCGAGCTTGAGTGCGAAGCCCTGAAGTTCGTTCGGAACGAGATGGGCCTGTCCAACATCAAGATCATGGTTCCGTTCGTGCGCACCCTGGATGAGGCCCGCCGCGTCACCGAGCTGCTCGCCGCCAACGGACTGCGCCGGGGCGAGGATGGGCTGGAGATCGTGATGATGTGCGAACTTCCCGCCAACGCCCTGCTCGCCGATGAGTTCCTGGAGTACTTCGACGGGTTCTCGATCGGCTCCAACGACCTGACCCAGCTCACGCTGGGCCTCGACCGTGATTCGGCCCTGGTCGCCGAAGGTTTCGATGAACGGAACCCCGCGGTCACCAAACTCCTTGAAATGGCCATCGCCGCCTGCCGCGCCAAGGGCAGGTACGTCGGGATCTGTGGCCAGGGCCCCAGTGACCACCCAGACTTCGCCGAATGGCTGCTGGAGCAGGGCATCAGCTCCATTTCGCTGAACCCAGACGCCGTCACCGAAACCTGGCTGCGCCTGGCACGCACCACCAGCGGCTCACCGGTCTAAGTGACGGACGCCCCACGGCGGGACGGCGTGGGGGCGGGCAGCCCGTCCGCCCCCACGGTGTTCTTCCTCTCGGACAGCACAGGCATCACCGCCGAAACGCTCGGTAACACCCTGCTAACCCAGTTCCCGGGCCGGCCGCTGGAGCGCCGGACCATTCCGTTCATCACCACCGTGGAGCAGGCGCACGAGGTGGTCGCCACCATCGACCAACTGGCCGCGAACGGGCCCCGGCCCATCATCTTTTCCACCACTGTCGGCAATGACATCCGCGCCGTCCTGTCCCGCAGCCATGGGCACTTTTTCGACCTGTTTGGAGCACACATCGGTCAGCTCGAACAGGCCCTGAATGCCTCCGCAAGCGGCGTGCCGGGGCAGGCCCACGGAGTCGGCGACGCAGCCCGCTACCAGTCACGCATGGCCGCCGTCGAATACGCCATCGAGCACGACGACGGCCAGTCCGTTCCGGCACTGGAGCGCGCCGAACTGATCCTCATCGCACCATCTCGCTGCGGCAAGACTCCGACCACCATGTACCTGGCTTTGCAGCACGCCATTCTCGCCGCCAACTTCCCTCTGGTCGAGGAAGACTTCACCAGCCTGGCCCTGCCGAAGCCTCTGCTGCCGTTCGTGCACAAGTGCTTCGGGCTGACATCTCTTCCCGTCAGGCTGAGCCAGATCCGTCAGGAACGCCGCCCCGGGAGCAACTACGCCTCGCTGGGCCAGTGCACCTACGAACTGCGCAACGCCGAGGACATGTACCGGGTCAACCAAGTGCCGTATGTGAACTCTGCGTCGATGTCCGTCGAGGAAATCTCCGCCACCGTCCTGCAACGGATGCAGCTACACCACTAAAACAACACCAGCAGGAAGATGCTTCACGGTGAGGGTGTTTCCCCTGTTTCTACCCCCATGCAAGAGCTGATTGTTTACCTTTCGTCGGGGCGGCGGACGGGGCCGAGCCTCTCAGTAGACCCCGATTAAGTTCATTTGTCTGGGGCCCAATCAGGCGCCCCCTGTGTCAGGTTGGGGTGCATTTCATTCACACGAAGGGCCGCGGTCGCAATGCAACGGGGAGCACAGCAATTGCACTTCCTTTGTAATGGGGGGCGTTTAGCGCGAGCTCAGGTTCGGGAAGAGGCTAAGTGCGTTACGCCGGAAGGCGCTTGAGACGTCATCCTTCTTCAGGAAGTTCGTTCCTTCTAAAACGTTGACGTTGCGCTCGATACCGGCCAGACCCTCGAAAGGATAGTCCGTTCCGAAGACCAGCTGGCTTGGTTCTATGAGCTTTCGGAGACCGCTTAGCTGGCGTGGGAATGGGTATCCGGCTCCGACTTCATAGTGCAGACGCCGCAGTGTGCGCAGTGTGCCGATAACAGGTTCAGCGCGGATCAGTGCAATCGCATTTACGCTGTTCGCGGGTCTGGCCGTAGGGCACTTCGGGGCTGACGGTCACGCTGTACGTGGCGTAGTCATGCTGGGTGACGAGGATCCCCTGTCTCAACACTGTGGCGTGTTTCCGTGCTGATTGTTCGGCCAGATGTAGTTCTGTCTGCAGGTTCTGGGCGTCGTGGGCTGTGATGGTGACGGTGAAGGTCGGCGGTTGGGTTTTCATCTTTCGATTCCGGTGTGGGGGTTGGCGGCTTCAGGCGAGCCGGGTTACGCCGGGGCTGCTTGCATTGCGTAACAACCCGGCCCGCCTCTTCGGTCCTTTTTCTACAAACGGGCCGTCAGTTGGCGGGGCCGCTGCCGTCCGCGCCGACTGTTGAAGACGCCGTGACGGCTCGCGGTGTCATCCCGAGAAGTCCTGCGGCGATCCTCGCTCCGATCATGGCCGTGGGGAGGTTGATGTTGCCTCTGGTGATGGTGGGCATGATGGAGGCGTCGGCGACGAAGAGCCCAGAAACGCCGTGGACTGCGCCCGTGCTGTCGACCACGGCGGTTTCGTCGGTGGCCGGGCCCATTTTGCAGGTCCCCGCAGGATGGCAGTAGTTCACGATGTCGTCGAGCGGGGCCTTTGTTCCGGGTACTCGGTCACCGAGGATGGTGGCAAGTTCCGGGACTTTCACCATTGATTCCATGAGGTCCAGGGCTTCGGAGAGCACGGTCCGGTCATAGCCGTCGGGGTCGGTGCCGTAGCGGTGGTCGATGACGGGGTTTGTGATGTCCAGGTCGGAGTTGAGGGTGACGACGCCTTCGGAACGTGCCCGCATGGCCCCGCCGTAGAGAGTGATCGGGGGCAGGCCGGGGTGTCCGCTGTTGGCACCGGCGACCATGAAGACGTGGATGTCGTAGGGGCCGGCATCGCATTTGCTTGATTTGGCACGCCCGACCGTCTGCTCGTCCGGACTCCACGGGAGTTTGGCCAGATCTTCGACAAGCCCGGGCTGGCCGGCAAAGTCGAGCTGGATGCAGGAGTGATCGAGCAGGTGCTTGCCAACCCCTGGCAAGTTCGCCTTGACGGCCAGGCCGAGGCCTTCCAGTTCCTCGGCGGGTCCGACCCCTGAGCGCAGCAGGAGCGCGGGGGAGTGGTAGGCGCCGGCCGCGACTACGACGCGGGTTGCGTTGATGTGGGCTTCACCGGCGTCGGTGCGAACGAAAACTCCCTGTACGGTGCCGTCGGTGATGTCGATGCTGGTGACCTGGACACCGCCGGCGATCGTCAGGTTTTCCCGTTCCCGGACCGGATCCAGGAAGGCGAAGGCGCTGTTCCAGCGGACTCCGTCGACGACGTTGACCGGCATGGGTCCGATTCCCTCGGCGGCTTCGAGTTCGTCAAGGTCATCGGCGAAGGGAAGTCCTGTGGCGACGCCGGCGTTGACGAACGCCTTCTGCGGCGGCGTGAGTTCTTCCATGGTGTACCGCCGGACGCGGAAGCGGTTCCGGACCCATTCCAGCAGAGGCGTGACGTCCTCGGCTGACCATCCGGGGTTGCCGGCAGCGGCCCATTCGTCGTATTCGTGGCGTGCCCCGATGGAGGCCGTGCAGCCGTTGTGGGCTGAGCAGCCCCCGAGGATGCGGGCCCGGGGAAGGTCCAGGATGCCCTCCCCGGATGAGCGGCCGGCCCGTAGGTCGTAATCGTGTGAGAGCGGAATGGAGCGGGCGTCCAGCATGTCGGCCGGCCACTGGCCCAGTTCGCGCGGGCCGTAATCCGGGCCGGCTTCGAGCAGGAGGATGGTTTCATCGCTGTGGGCTGCGAGGGTCCCGGCGAAGGCGGCTCCGCCGGTTCCACCGCCAATGATGATGGTGTCTACGGATGAGGGGAGTGTGTGCGGCATTTCGGTTTCCTGTTGTTGAGGGATCGTGTGGGCGGGTCAGTCGACGTCCGGGAGTTCGCCCGCCCGGGCCATCCAGCCACGGTGGCCCGGGCGCAGATTGCGTCCGAAGAGGACAGCCGCGCCCAGCAGCACGTATGCGAGGGCGAGGAAGGGGGCGAAGATGACCGGGTAGGCGGGCAGCGGGACGATGCTGTTGTAGGCGATGGTCAGCAGCGCGAGGGTGGAAACCACCGGCGCGGCGACATGTGCCCAGATGTTGAATTCCTCGGGGTGCTTCCGGCGGAAGTACAGGAAGGCGGCGATGTTCATCAGAATGAAGATGGGAATGTAGACGAACGTACCGGTGGTTCCGAGCATGTTGAAAAGGTTGTAGGGTCCGAGCGGCAGGCCGACGGCCAGGCAGACAGTGAGGGCTATTGCCGACTGGACATACACCGCGGTGACCGGTGTGCGATGCTTCGGCTGTGTGCGGGCCAGGAACTGGGGCAGTGCCCCGGTCCGGGCGATCCCGTAGATGGTTCGTGTGGCGCTGGTGGTGCAGGCGATGCAGACGCCCAGGCCGGAGTTCACGAGTGCGATCAGGACCAGGACGGAGGCCCCGCTCCACAGTCGGTCGGCAAGGACGAACGCGGGTGCCGTCGGTGACGCGGCGAGGGCCTCGACGTCATTGGTGCCCCAGCCGATCTGCAGGCCCCAGGCGGTCACGACGTAGAAGATGCCGATCAGGACCAGTGATCCGATGATGGCCTTGGGCACGATCCTTTTCGGGTCGCGGGATTCCTCGCCCACTGCGGCTGCGCTTTCGAAGCCGGTGAAGGCGAAGATCGACAGCACGATGGCGAGGAAGAACCCGGATGGATTTTGGACGTTGGCCGGGTTGAAGCCGTCGAAGTTCACGCCGCCGGTGCCCGGGTTGAATATGCCGGTGACGGCAAGGCCGAGACCCACAGCCATTTCGAAGACAGTCATGACGACAAGAAATTTGATTGAGATGACAATGCCCCGGTAGGCGCAGGCAAAGCAGATAACGAGGATCGCGGTGGAGTAGATCCACCACGGGAGCCCGATGCCGTATTTGCCGGCCAGCTCGTCCTGAAGCACTGCGCCGGTGAAGGCGGCCAGGGCGGCGGGGACGACGGTGACCATCACGGCGTACAGCCACCCCGTCATGAATCCGGCCTTGGGCCCGATGCCGGCAGAAACATAGGTATAAAAGCCTCCGGCGGACGGCAGATGCCTGGCCAGGCCCAGCATGGGAACGGAGATCACCAGGCATACCAGGAAGGCTGCCAGGTAGGTCAGCGGTGCAGTAGCGCCTGCCTGTCCGCTGGTGAACGCGATCGTGTAGAAGATCCCGAGGGTGGGGGAGATCTGGGCGATGGACTGCATGAGGGTACCGCCGAGGCCAATGGAGCCTGGGCGGAGCCCGCTGTCCAGGTGCTCGCCTGCGGGTTTTGTTGTCGCTTGCGGTGGGTTGGTGATCATGTGCTCTTCCTTGAACTATGAGTGAAATTCGATCGGGACACGGGCGGGTTCCGGCGCCTAAATGTTGGCCAGGGTGAGGTGGGCTGCGCCGATGGCGCCGCCGAAGTCATCCAGGTGGGTTGCGGCCAGCCGGGCATGGTGAATCCACGGACCGAGCCCGGCAAGATAGCTCTGAATCTCTTCCCGGTAGAGATTCAGGTGTTCGGCCGCGCTGCCGCCCAGGATGACGGTGTTCGGCCGGTAGGCGGCAAGGAGCGTGCCGAGCCCTACAGCTACAGCGAGCCCGTACTCCCGAAACATCCGGGTGGCGGCGGCGTCTCCGCGGGTGGCATTCTCGGCAAGGTCGGCGACGGCGTTTCTGTCGTCAGGATCCCTGCCGAGGACAGCGGCGGCCGCCCGCTGGAGCGCTTGCCGGGAGGCTGCCTGTTCCCAGCACGCGTCCCGTCCGCAGTAGCAGGCCACAGGCGCGTGCCGGACGGTGATGTGGCCGGCCTCTGGGTGCATCCCGTCTGCCCCGCGCAGCGGCCGGCCGTCCAGAAGGAGGCAGGACCCGATTCCGGTTCCGAGCGTGATATGGAGCAGGCTAGCTGACCCAGCGGCAGCCCCCACCCGCTGTTCCGCGAGAGCGGCACACACGGCGTCGTTATCGATTCTGACCCTAGTCTTGAATCGTGTGGTGAGTTCGGAAACGACAGGTTCCCCCGTGAAGGCGGGCAAGGTGTCCGGGTTCCGGATGATGCCCTCGGAATCGACGGGGCCGCTAGCGCCGATTCCAATGGCCGCGATCGGCTCGCCTTGAACGAGGAAGTTGATCTGCCCGGCGAGGAAGTCTGTGGCCGAGCCGGAAGTGAACCGAGCGGGGGTGGGTACTGCATGCCGTGCGAGGATCTTCCTCTCCAGGTCCATGGCAACGAAACGGGTGCCGGTGCCGCCGATGTCCACTCCGACGACCAGTCCGGCCGGGTCGCCTGTCGGGTCTGGTGCGGTGGCTGGCATTCAGACCGCCGTCGTGATCTTGGAGCCGTAAAGAAAGGCTC from Arthrobacter globiformis includes these protein-coding regions:
- the ppsA gene encoding phosphoenolpyruvate synthase, with the translated sequence MTDVLWFSGLGLSDLDQVGGKNASLGEMVRNLASAGVKVPDGFATTADAYRRFLSESGLDTRIEGILEDLDSGDVAALTVAGKQIRDLIRSTPFPLGFEEHIRTAYSRLTDQHTGDVSWAVRSSATAEDLPDASFAGQQETFLNIRGVDNVLLAIKDVFASLYNDRAIAYRVHHGFAHSEVALSAGVQRMVRSDIGASGVMFTMDTESGFNDAVFITSSYGLGEAVVQGAVNPDEFYVHKPALAAGRPAILKRGLGEKAVQMIYTESREVGRTVDFVPVPQNRRRQFSLTDDEVQELARHALAIEAHYGRPMDIEWGKDGVDGELYILQARPETVESRKASGTISRYTLTERSAVLAEGRAIGQRIGAGQVRVLTSIDQMASFQTGDVLVANMTDPDWEPIMKKAAAIVTDRGGRTCHAAIIARELGIPAVVGTGNASRVLCDGTPVTVSCAEGEAGLVYDGLLDYALHETSLDTMPPAPVKIMMNVGTPEQAFSFSRLPNHGVGLARLEFIINRQIGIHPNALLAVAGEVERPAALSDYTVRQIRDKTAAYDGPRDYYVRRLAEGISTIAAAFAPEPVIIRLSDFKSNEYANLLGGPAFEPSEENPMIGYRGASRYLSDSFRQAFELECEALKFVRNEMGLSNIKIMVPFVRTLDEARRVTELLAANGLRRGEDGLEIVMMCELPANALLADEFLEYFDGFSIGSNDLTQLTLGLDRDSALVAEGFDERNPAVTKLLEMAIAACRAKGRYVGICGQGPSDHPDFAEWLLEQGISSISLNPDAVTETWLRLARTTSGSPV
- a CDS encoding pyruvate, water dikinase regulatory protein, whose product is MTDAPRRDGVGAGSPSAPTVFFLSDSTGITAETLGNTLLTQFPGRPLERRTIPFITTVEQAHEVVATIDQLAANGPRPIIFSTTVGNDIRAVLSRSHGHFFDLFGAHIGQLEQALNASASGVPGQAHGVGDAARYQSRMAAVEYAIEHDDGQSVPALERAELILIAPSRCGKTPTTMYLALQHAILAANFPLVEEDFTSLALPKPLLPFVHKCFGLTSLPVRLSQIRQERRPGSNYASLGQCTYELRNAEDMYRVNQVPYVNSASMSVEEISATVLQRMQLHH
- a CDS encoding GMC family oxidoreductase — its product is MPHTLPSSVDTIIIGGGTGGAAFAGTLAAHSDETILLLEAGPDYGPRELGQWPADMLDARSIPLSHDYDLRAGRSSGEGILDLPRARILGGCSAHNGCTASIGARHEYDEWAAAGNPGWSAEDVTPLLEWVRNRFRVRRYTMEELTPPQKAFVNAGVATGLPFADDLDELEAAEGIGPMPVNVVDGVRWNSAFAFLDPVRERENLTIAGGVQVTSIDITDGTVQGVFVRTDAGEAHINATRVVVAAGAYHSPALLLRSGVGPAEELEGLGLAVKANLPGVGKHLLDHSCIQLDFAGQPGLVEDLAKLPWSPDEQTVGRAKSSKCDAGPYDIHVFMVAGANSGHPGLPPITLYGGAMRARSEGVVTLNSDLDITNPVIDHRYGTDPDGYDRTVLSEALDLMESMVKVPELATILGDRVPGTKAPLDDIVNYCHPAGTCKMGPATDETAVVDSTGAVHGVSGLFVADASIMPTITRGNINLPTAMIGARIAAGLLGMTPRAVTASSTVGADGSGPAN
- a CDS encoding APC family permease; translated protein: MITNPPQATTKPAGEHLDSGLRPGSIGLGGTLMQSIAQISPTLGIFYTIAFTSGQAGATAPLTYLAAFLVCLVISVPMLGLARHLPSAGGFYTYVSAGIGPKAGFMTGWLYAVMVTVVPAALAAFTGAVLQDELAGKYGIGLPWWIYSTAILVICFACAYRGIVISIKFLVVMTVFEMAVGLGLAVTGIFNPGTGGVNFDGFNPANVQNPSGFFLAIVLSIFAFTGFESAAAVGEESRDPKRIVPKAIIGSLVLIGIFYVVTAWGLQIGWGTNDVEALAASPTAPAFVLADRLWSGASVLVLIALVNSGLGVCIACTTSATRTIYGIARTGALPQFLARTQPKHRTPVTAVYVQSAIALTVCLAVGLPLGPYNLFNMLGTTGTFVYIPIFILMNIAAFLYFRRKHPEEFNIWAHVAAPVVSTLALLTIAYNSIVPLPAYPVIFAPFLALAYVLLGAAVLFGRNLRPGHRGWMARAGELPDVD
- a CDS encoding ROK family protein translates to MPATAPDPTGDPAGLVVGVDIGGTGTRFVAMDLERKILARHAVPTPARFTSGSATDFLAGQINFLVQGEPIAAIGIGASGPVDSEGIIRNPDTLPAFTGEPVVSELTTRFKTRVRIDNDAVCAALAEQRVGAAAGSASLLHITLGTGIGSCLLLDGRPLRGADGMHPEAGHITVRHAPVACYCGRDACWEQAASRQALQRAAAAVLGRDPDDRNAVADLAENATRGDAAATRMFREYGLAVAVGLGTLLAAYRPNTVILGGSAAEHLNLYREEIQSYLAGLGPWIHHARLAATHLDDFGGAIGAAHLTLANI